A genomic region of Eucalyptus grandis isolate ANBG69807.140 chromosome 5, ASM1654582v1, whole genome shotgun sequence contains the following coding sequences:
- the LOC120293433 gene encoding uncharacterized protein LOC120293433: MAEPLLFRVAKLVDDFPEAAELWGAGDTDLEDTFSYLQSIVPDAEKRVLSDESDKNIKHWLEDLKDAFYEAEDLLEEWPSKDEKLKQVIPSSSPSAKPDLRLEMSTRAKKIRKRIEAIAAEGTDLGLRECAVVVRVERRERLDAFVCDEEIIGREDAKSVILKFLLDSKTDYQIPALSIWGDDGVGKTALARCLYEDDMVKKHFDLRIWVNGFGNLEGELRKIRGRETTGREDDVFRLQRYLLVIDDLWVEDPEQWGSLKSLLMGGARGSKILITTRDRSVAVCTITSPSYRLAGLPIKSSFDLLMRMACLEEKETGNSTKVVIGRKIVQKCHGIPLAIRMIGSLLFCKKTEKEWLHLLPETSEFSKNLPRLSYIHLPCHLKQCFAFCSLFPRDWVIDKQLLMSLWIAEGFIQPIDNGDWDMEDIAHDYFMDLLRKNFFQDCVKDELGNVTSCRMHHLVHDLARHVAGTEYGRIYHSWPYLEERAHHISWDSTLDFSQGDTYLHRAYRLRTFIKTSQRKSLRRETQMGEKTLHKLISSFKFLRALDLHDSGIEKLPSSICELKHLTFLDLSENEGIIRLPDSVTRLETLQVLKLNMCYKLIELPEDFRNLVNLRQLEISNCSALSHMPQGLGQLTLLHTLTDFLLPRNDSCPQNHSGLGELNKLSNLRGSLRIEVKGGIEDVVAESNAANLKEKDSLVSLVLVFARKESDEVLLKEMQPSLNLRSLEIRGYGGTRFPSWMSCMPKLVRLRLFDCTACKSLPLLGELTSLKHLEIGALPTVEYTESDIDTLLSLPNLSTLMIQRCPNLDWIPPLVCPKELKPPTFPLESLQTSFATIEQVTGIDDRVKEVIKLLAIEDDGNKPRIVGIHGTNGIGKTTIAKAVYNRLSSCFDSCSFLAEIGEKVQNNGGIQFVQTKLICDILDRDCNVASFEGGIKFFLDVFSNIKALIVLDDVEELSHLYDLVGTQLEWFGRGSRIIVTSENLGILETFVPERANIYEVNKMDNGRALELFYKHASIPWYPEIGKHIVKATGQVPFLIEVIGSLLHGKTIEDWRKMEDMIKPHSQEILKDCREILKICYEALDEKQKQIFQDIAWFANGMDSQIASYMWPDLDLLPSYQVLMPLAKIGEDNKLWMHKLLKHLCRAVDQGEPIYHVKRRRLYINDPDPKVINKEEGMEVAEALCPDTCTETLPNVRFLELDHASMSGNFADVFPKLRWLRWRGCPRDFEATGLNLTELVILDLSWSKVTKDWGGWRKIKMEQLKVLNLTSCTDLLISPEFSSFPNLEILILERCSRLVHLDPSIGGLEKLLCLNLKSCTDLNRLPAELGALKALKELLIDETSVRDISLRSDSEEVEHLTSLSKLSANNSNITELPNGVGEKLRRLSLRNCDWIQKLPKSIGQLGSPLEELDISGTGISELPGSFGNLQRLRVLKMHYCFIRKFPSFIWHLHSLEEIDASSCRNIEGDIPRDIGKLENLRILRLRNSAISSLPPEIKHLSKLETLDVLCCDKLHELPALPPSLIVVHLSPKLKEKVSDLLRKKHCFITV; encoded by the exons ATGGCGGAACCACTCCTCTTCAGAGTAGCTAAACTTGTGGATGATTTCCCAGAGGCTGCAGAATTATGGGGCGCTGGCGACACCGATCTGGAGGATACCTTTTCCTATCTCCAAAGTATAGTGCCCGATGCGGAAAAGCGGGTCCTCAGCGACGAGAGCGACAAGAACATCAAACATTGGCTGGAGGATCTCAAAGATGCTTTCTATGAGGCGGAGGACTTACTCGAAGAATGGCCGAGCAAAGATGAGAAGTTGAAGCAGGTAATTCCCTCCTCTTCGCCTTCTGCAAAACCTGATTTAAGGCTGGAGATGAGCACCCGTGCGAAGAAAATCAGGAAGAGAATAGAAGCCATCGCTGCCGAAGGGACGGATTTGGGTTTGCGAGAGTGCGCGGTGGTTGTGCGTGTAGAGAGAAGAGAGCGGTTGGACGCCTTTGTGTGCGATGAGGAGATTATAGGGAGAGAAGATGCTAAAAGCGTAATTTTGAAGTTCTTGCTAGATTCTAAAACTGATTATCAAATTCCCGCCCTTTCAATATGGGGTGACGATGGGGTTGGAAAGACTGCTCTCGCTCGATGTCTATACGAAGATGACATGGTCAAGAAGCATTTTGATTTAAGGATTTGGGTTAACGGCTTCGGTAATCTCGAAGGGGAATTGCGAAAGATCAGAGGAAGAGAGACAACAGGGAGAGAAGATGATGTGTTCCGGTTGCAAAGATATCTCCTAGTTATTGACGATCTGTGGGTTGAGGATCCTGAACAATGGGGGAGCTTGAAAAGTTTATTGATGGGAGGTGCCCGAGGAAGCAAGATTCTGATAACTACACGCGATCGGTCAGTTGCAGTCTGTACGATTACATCCCCATCTTATCGTCTCGCGGGCCTTCCAATAAAGTCGTCTTTTGATTTATTGATGAGAATGGCTTGCCTGGAAGAAAAAGAGACTGGAAATTCAACTAAGGTAGTTATCGGGAGGAAGATAGTCCAAAAGTGTCATGGAATCCCTTTGGCAATACGAATGATTGGAAGTCTATTATTCTGCAAGAAAACTGAAAAGGAGTGGTTACATTTGTTGCCCGAGACCtcagaattttctaaaaatttacctCGGCTTAGTTATATTCATCTCCCATGCCATCTAAAACAGTGCTTTGCCTTCTGTTCATTGTTTCCCAGAGACTGGGTGATTGATAAACAATTGTTGATGAGTCTCTGGATAGCAGAAGGATTTATCCAGCCCATAGACAATGGAGATTGGGACATGGAAGATATTGCTCATGACTATTTCATGGATCTACTCAggaagaatttctttcaagACTGCGTTAAAGATGAACTCGGAAATGTGACGTCTTGTAGGATGCATCATTTAGTACATGACCTAGCACGCCATGTTGCTGGAACTGAGTATGGAAGAATTTATCATTCATGGCCATACCTTGAAGAAAGAGCTCATCATATATCATGGGATTCAACTTTAGATTTCTCACAGGGAGATACATATTTGCACAGAGCATATCGTCTGAGGACATTCATCAAAACTAGTCAAAGAAAAAGCTTGAGGCGTGAAACACAAATGGGTGAAAAAACTCTTCACAAATTAATTTCTAGTTTCAAGTTCTTACGTGCCTTGGATTTGCATGACAGCGGTATTGAGAAGCTGCCGAGTTCTATTTGTGAGTTGAAGCACCTGACATTTCTAGATCTCTCTGAAAATGAAGGAATCATAAGGCTTCCTGATTCTGTGACAAGATTGGAAACCTTGCAAGTACTTAAACTCAATATGTGTTACAAGCTAATAGAATTGCCTGAAGATTTTAGAAATTTGGTCAACCTACGGCAACTTGAGATAAGCAATTGTAGTGCCCTATCTCATATGCCACAAGGGTTGGGCCAGTTGACTCTTTTGCACACTCTAACAGATTTCCTTCTGCCCAGGAATGATTCTTGTCCACAGAATCACAGTGGGCTTGGGGAGTTAAACAAGTTAAGCAATTTGAGGGGAAGCCTCAGAATTGAAGTGAAGGGGGGAATAGAAGATGTGGTAGCAGAATCAAATGCTGCAAACTTGAAGGAGAAGGATTCCTTAGTTTCACTAGTGTTAGTGTTTGCCagaaaagaaagtgatgaagtttTACTTAAGGAGATGCAGCCAAGCTTAAATCTTCGAAGCTTAGAAATAAGAGGCTATGGGGGCACAAGGTTTCCAAGCTGGATGTCTTGCATGCCCAAATTAGTTCGGCTACGTTTGTTTGATTGTACAGCATGCAAAAGTCTCCCATTACTTGGTGAGCTCACTAGCCTCAAGCATTTGGAGATTGGTGCGCTACCTACGGTGGAGTACACAGAAAGTGATATTGATACTCTCTTATCGCTTCCTAATCTGTCTACATTAATGATACAGAGGTGTCCTAATTTGGATTGGATTCCACCACTTGTATGTCCCAAGGAGTTGAAACCTCCTACTTTCCCTTTGGAGTCGTTGCAGACCTCATTTGCCACAATTGAACAGGTAACTGGTATTGATGATCGAGTGAAGGAGGTAATCAAATTATTGGCAATAGAAGATGATGGAAATAAACCACGCATAGTTGGAATCCATGGAACTAACGGAATTGGCAAGACAACTATTGCGAAGGCCGTATACAACCGACTCTCCTCATGTTTCGATAGTTGTAGCTTTCTTGCAGAGATTGGTGAAAAAGTGCAAAATAATGGCGGTATCCAGTTTGTGCAAACTAAGTTGATATGTGATATTCTTGATCGAGATTGCAATGTTGCTTCTTTTGAAGGAGGAATCAAGTTTTTCTTGGATGTATTCAGCAACATAAAAGCTCTTATTGTCCTAGATGATGTGGAAGAACTGTCTCATCTTTATGATCTAGTTGGTACCCAACTTGAGTGGTTTGGTCGTGGAAGTCGGATAATTGTTACATCAGAAAATCTTGGAATTCTCGAAACATTTGTGCCAGAAAGGGCTAATATCTATGAGGTGAATAAGATGGATAATGGTCGAGCTCTTGAACTTTTTTACAAGCATGCTTCAATACCTTGGTATCCTGAAATTGGGAAGCACATTGTCAAAGCCACAGGGCAGGTGCCATTTCTTATTGAagttattggttcacttctacATGGAAAAACAATAGAAGATTGGAGGAAGATGGAGGACATGATAAAACCACACTCTCAAGAGATTTTGAAGGATTGTAGGGAGATTTTGAAAATCTgttatgaagcattagatgaAAAGCAGAAACAAATATTTCAGGACATAGCATGGTTTGCCAATGGCATGGACAGCCAAATTGCATCATACATGTGGCCTGATTTAGATCTTTTGCCTTCTTACCAAGTTCTGATGCCCCTAGCAAAAATTGGAGAAGACAACAAGCTGTGGATGCATAAACTGTTAAAGCACCTCTGCAGAGCTGTAGATCAAGGAGAACCTATATATCATGTAAAGCGCAGAAGACTATACATCAATGATCCAGACCCAAAAGTTATCAACAAAGAAGAG GGAATGGAAGTGGCGGAAGCCCTTTGCCCCGATACATGTACGGAAACTTTGCCAAACGTAAGGTTCTTGGAATTGGATCATGCAAGTATGAGTGGAAATTTTGCAGATGTATTTCCAAAGTTAAGGTGGCTTCGTTGGCGAGGGTGCCCGAGGGATTTCGAAGCAACAGGACTTAATCTGACTGAACTGGTCATTCTTGATCTTTCATGGAGCAAAGTCACTAAAGACTGGGGAGGTTGGAGGAAAATCAAG ATGGAGCAATTGAAAGTCTTAAATCTCACTAGTTGCACTGACTTATTGATAAGTCCTGAATTTTCTAGCTTTCCAAACTTGGAGATACTTATTCTAGAGCGATGCTCTCGGTTGGTCCATTTAGATCCTTCGATTGGGGGTCTCGAAAAATTGCTTTGCCTAAATTTGAAGTCCTGCACTGATCTCAACAGGTTGCCTGCCGAACTGGGTGCTTTGAAAGCTTTGAAAGAGCTCCTCATTGATGAGACTTCTGTGCGTGATATTTCTTTGCGAAGTGATTCAGAAGAAGTTGAACACCTAACATCACTTTCAAAACTCTCagcaaataattcaaatattaccGAACTCCCCAATGGAGTTGGAGAGAAACTCAGACGCTTGTCATTGAGGAATTGTGATTGGATACAAAAACTGCCAAAGTCCATTGGCCAATTGGGAAGCCCTTTAGAGGAGCTGGATATTTCAGGAACAGGCATTTCTGAATTGCCAGGTTCCTTTGGTAATCTGCAGAGGTTGAGAGTGTTAAAGATGCACTATTGCTTCATAAGAAAATTTCCTAGTTTTATTTGGCATTTACATAGCCTTGAAGAAATAGATGCCTCCTCGTGTAGGAATATAGAAGGGGACATTCCTAGAGATATTGGGAAGCTAGAAAATCTGAGAATCTTGAGGTTGCGAAATTCTGCTATTTCCAGCTTACCTCCTGAAATCAAGCATCTTTCGAAGCTGGAGACTCTTGATGTACTTTGCTGCGACAAGCTTCATGAGTTGCCAGCACTTCCCCCTAGTTTGATCGTTGTGCATTTGAGTccaaaattgaaggaaaaggTGTCTGACCTGTTGAGGAAGAAGCATTGTTTCATCACTGTATAA